The following DNA comes from Chromatiales bacterium.
GTCAGCATGGACCAGCTGTGCGAACGCACCGGGATGCGTGCCGCGGAGGTCTCCTCGATGCTTCTGGTTCTGGAACTTGACGGTCGGGTATCATCCGCGCCCGGCGGCCGTTACCAGCGCCTGCGCGCGGGCTGATTCCCGACGCCGCACACCGCAGTTCGCCGGCCGCCGTCGGCGCACGGCGACCATTGCCACGCAACCTTCCGGCTTGACGTAGCCGCCCGGCGCCCTATCCTGCATCGCCCATGAACCTCGTCGTCGTCGAATCTCCGGCCAAGGCCAAGACCATCAAGAAGTACCTGGGCAAGGACTTCGAGGTGCTGGCCTCCTATGGTCACGTGCGCGATCTCGTCCCCAAGGAGGGCGCGGTCGACCCGAACAACGGCTACTCGATGCGCTACGAACTGATCGAGCGCAACGAGAAACACATGCAGGCGATCGCCAAGGCGCTGAAAAAGGCCGACGCCCTGTATCTCGCGACCGACCCGGATCGCGAGGGCGAGGCCATTTCCTGGCACATCGTCGAGCATCTGAACCATCGCAAACAGCTTGGCGACCGGCCGGTGCATCGCGTGGCGTTCAACGAAATCACCAAGCGCGCGGTGCAGGACGCCATCGCACATCCGCGCGAGCTTTCGCGCGATCTGGTCAATGCGCAGCAGGCGCGGCGTGCGCTCGACTATCTGGTCGGCTTCAATCTCTCGCCGCTGCTCTGGCGCAAGGTTCGCCGCGGGCTGTCGGCCGGACGCGTACAGAGTCCGGCGCTGCGCCTGATCGTCGAGCGCGAGCTGGAAATCGAGGCGTTCGTCGCGCGCGAATACTGGACGATCGAGGCCGACTGCGCGAAGGACCAGCAGCGCTTCACGGCCAGACTCACACACCTGGCCGGCGAAAAGGTCGAGCAGTTCACCTTGACCGAAGGCACCGGCGCGCACGCGGCGCGCGAGGCGATCGAGCGCGCCGCCAAGGGCGAGCTCACGGTCGCGGCGGTCGAGCGCAAGCAGCGTCGGCGCAATCCGGCGGCGCCGTTCACGACCTCCACGCTGCAACAGGAGGCGGCGCGCAAGCTCGGTTTCACGGCCCAGCGCACCATGCGCGTCGCCCAGCAGCTCTATGAAGGCGTGGACACCGGCGACGGCGCGGTCGGTCTGATCACCTACATGCGTACGGACTCCGTGCAGCTCGCGGCCGAGGCCGTGGCCCAGGTTCGCGAACTCATCGCGACGCGTTACGGCGCCGCGGCGCTGCCCGAGGCGCCGCGCGTCTACAAGACCAAGGCGAAGAACGCCCAGGAGGCCCACGAGGCCGTGCGGCCAACGTCGTTCGAACGCCTGCCCGATTCGCTCAAGGCCCACCTCAGTCGCGATCAGCAGCGGCTCTACGAACTGATCTGGAAGCGCGCCGTTGCCAGTCAGATGCTGCATGCGACGATCGACCAGGTCGCCGTCGACCTCGACGCCGGGGACGGCCACCGGCTGCGCGCGAACGGCTCGACAGTGGCCGACCCGGGTTTCATGCAGGTGTATCTGGAGGGCGTCGACGACGCCAAATCCGGCGACGAGGACGAGCGCACCCTGCCGCCGCTGGCCGAGGGCGAGCGCATCCGGCTCGAGACCCTGCGCGCCGACCAGCATTTCACCGAGCCGCCGCCGCGTTACTCGGAAGCGTCGCTGGTCAAGGCGCTCGAGGAATTCGGCATCGGTCGCCCATCGACCTATGCGTCGATCATCTCGACGCTGGAGCAGCGCGAGTATGTCCAGCTCGACAAGAAGCGCTTCGTGCCGACCGACGTCGGCCGCGTGGTCAACCGCTTCCTGACGCTGTACTTCACCCAGTATGTCGACTACGACTTCACCGCGCGCCTTGAGGACGAACTCGATGCCGTCTCGCGCGGCGAAAAGGACTGGATTCCGCTGCTGGAATCGTTCTGGCGGCCGTTCAAGGACAAGGTCGACGACACCGAGCAGAACGTCCGGCGCAGCGACGTCACCCAGGAACAGACCGACGAGGACTGCCCGAAGTGCGGCAAGAAGCTGGCGATCCGACTCGGTCGTCACGGCCGCTTCATCGGCTGCACGGGCTATCCGGAATGCGATTACACCCGTGACCTCGAAGCCCGCGCCGACGCGCCGGCCCCCGAGGCCGAGGTCGTCGAGGGCCGCAGCTGTCCACAATGCGGTTCGCAACTGCTGGTCAAGAACGGCCGCTATGGCAAGTTCATCGGTTGCAGCGGCTATCCCGACTGCCGCTTCATCGAACCCCTGGACAAGCCCGAAGATACGGGCGTGCGCTGCCCGCAGTGCCACGCCGGCACGCTGCTCAAGCGCAAGTCGCGGCGCGGCAAGGTGTTCTATTCGTGTTCGACCTATCCGAGCTGCGACTACGCGGTCTGGAACCCGCCGCTGGCCGAGCTCTGCCCGAAATGCCGCTGGCCGATCATGACCATCAAGACCACCAAGCGTTACGGCGCACAGAAGGTCTGCCCGCAGAAGAACTGTGCCCACACCGAGCCGTACGACGGCGACCCGCCCGCTTCCAGCTGAAGGAGCCCGATTCATGACCAAACCATTCGTTGCCGTCCTCATGGGCTCGGATTCCGATCTGCCCGTCATGCAGGCCACGCTCGATACGCTGAGCGCGCTGGAGATTCCCTGGGAGGTGCGCGTGACCTCCGCGCATCGCACGCCGGCGGCGACCCATGAGTATGTGCACGGCGCGGAAAAGCGCGGCTGTGCCGTATTCATCGCCGCCGCCGGGTTGGCGGCGCATCTCGCCGGCACGGTCGCCGGCCTGACCACCAAGCCGGTCATCGGCGTGCCGCTGGCGGCCGGATCGCTCGGCGGCTTCGATTCCCTGCTCTCGACCGTGCAGATGCCCGGCGGCATTCCCGTCGCCTGCGTGGCGATCGGCAAGGCCGGCGCCACGAACGCGGGCTACCTCGCCGCGCAGATGCTCGCGATCGCCGATCCCGCCATCGACCAGCGCATTCGCGCCGATCGCGAAAAGAAGGCCGCGGCCGTACTGGCCAAGAATGACAGCCTCCCGAACGGCGGGGCCTGAACCGCTACACCTGCGGCTGGCCGCCCGGGCGCTGGCCGCGGGCGGGGTCATCGCCTGCCCGACCGAGGCGGTTTGGGGCCTGAGCTGCGATCCGCTGAACCCGGATGCGGTCGACCGCCTGCTCGCGGTCAAGGGGCGAGACCCGGCACGGGGATTCATCCTCGCTGCCGGCACACGCGCGGCGCTGGCCCCCTTCATGGCCCCGCTATTGGATGCCGCACGCGAGGCGATCGACGCGAGCTGGCCCGGCCCGGTGACCTGGATCGTGCCCGCGGCGGCAGGCGTGCCCGAGTGGCTGCGCGGCACAAACGCGGGCATTGCCGTGCGCCACAGCGCACATCCGGCCGTCGCCGCCTTGACCGCGGCCTTCGGTGGCGCGATCGTCTCGACCAGCGCAAATCCCAGCGGCCGCGCGCCGGCCCGAACGCCGCTGGCGTTGCGGCGCTACTTCGGCGGGCGGCTCGACTACATCCTGCCCGGCGCACTCGGCGGCAACCGCGAGCCGAGTCGCATCTACGACGCACTGACCGGCGCCCGCCTGCGCTGACCAACCGAGGAGTCCACCGCCGATGAGCGACCGTCCTGACGTATCCGCCGTCCGTTCCTACCTGCTGGATCTGCAGGATCGAATCTGCGCGGGGCTACTTGCCTGCGGCGAGGACTCGATGTTCCGCGAAGACGCCTGGGACCGCCCGGACGGCGGCGGCGGACGCACCCGCGTGCTCGAGGACGGCAGCCTGTACGAGAAGGCCGGCATCAACTTCTCGCATGTGCACGGCCCGGGACTGCCACCGTCGGCAACGGCCGCGCGGCCGGAACTCGCGGGTCGCAGCTTCGAGGCAATGGGCGTTTCGCTGGTGATCCACCCGCGCAATCCGTACGTGCCGACCAGCCACGCGAACGTGCGCCTGTTCGTCGCCGAAAAGCCCGGCGCGGAGCCGGTCTGGTGGGTCGGCGGCGGTTTCGATCTGACGCCCTACTACGGCTTCGAGGACGACGCCGTGCACTGGCATCGCACCGCACGGACGGCCTGCGAGCCGTTCGGCGCCGACGTGCATGCGCGCTTCAAGCGCTGGTGCGACGAGTATTTTTTCCTGAAGCACCGCGGGGAGCCTCGTGGCGTCGGTGGCCTGTTCTTCGACGATCTGAACGAATGGGGTTTCGAGCGCAGCTTCGCGTTCCTTCGTAGCGTCGGTGATCACTACCTGCCGGCCTACGCGCCCATCGTCGAGCGGCGACGCGATGCCGCCTACGGCGAGCGGGAACGATCGTTCCAGCGCTACCGGCGCGGCCGCTACGTGGAATTCAACCTGGTGTACGACCGCGGCACGCTGTTCGGGCTGCAATCCGGCGGGCGCACGGAATCGATCCTGATGTCGCTGCCGCCACAGGTCGAGTGGCGTTACGACTGGCACCCCGAAGCCGGCACGCCAGAGGCGCGACTCTATGAAGTGTTCCTCAGACCGCGCGACTGGCTGGCCGAAGATCCGTCCGCAGGATGAAGCTCGTCTACGAGGCCGCCAACCCGATCGAGGCGCGCCTGCTGGTGGATCATCTCGCCGAACACGGTGTTCACGCGATCGTGCAGGGTGAATATCTGCTCGGCGCGGTCGGCGAACTTCCGGCGCTGCAATATCCACGCGTGCTGATCACCGACGACGACCTCTACGCCCATGCCACCAATCTGGTGCGACGCTTCAACCGCGAGGCCACGGAACGCGCCGCGCAACCGGACTGGATCTGCCCGCACTGCGGCGAGACCAATACCGGTGGATTCGATCGCTGCTGGAGCTGCAACCGCGTGCCCGATGAATCCGCCGGTGACTGAGTGGCCATAGCTCAACGGCGGCTGTCCGCTTCCCGCTCCACGTTGCCGCTGCGGTCGGTGATCTCCGGATAGGGCTCGAGCGCGGCCTGCGAGGTCCGCACCATCGGTACGAACGGCACCTGCGCTTCGAGTGCGACCGGCGCGCGCCGCGTACGGCGCCACAGGCCGTAGACCCCGACCACCCCGAGTACCGCGGACGAGATCAGCGCGAACATGCGCTCGCCGAACAGCTGCATCGGTCCGACCACGAACAGCGGCCCGAGCGCGGCACCCAGCCCGTAGGCCAGCAGCATCGCCCGCGCGGCGTCGAGCGCGCGCTCGCGGGGCACCTGGTCGTTCAGATGTGCGACGGCCAGCGAATAGAGGCTCAGCATCATGCCGCCGTAGACGAACGCGCTGACGCCGAGCAACCAGCGCGACTGCGGCAGGGCGATGCCGATGTACAGCGCAACCAGCCCGCCGACCCAGGCGACCGCCGTGAGCACGCCACGCCGGCCGACCCGGTCGGACAACCAACCGAACGGCCACTGCAGCACGACCCCGCCGACGATCACCAGCCCGGTGAAAAGGCCGGTCGCCCGCGCATCGCCACTGGCCGCGAGAAAGAACTGCGCGCCGTAACTCCAGAACGCACCGTTGGCGATGCCGCTGGCGACGACCGCCACGGTCGCAAGCGGCGCAACCCGTGCCAGGACCAGCGAACCGGCCGGGGGCGCGGTCACGCTGCCCGGCGCGCTGAACGGCAACAACGCGACCGGCAGAATGCCCAGACTGAACAGCGCCGCGGCGAGCACCAGCGCGAGCGACGGGTCGCCGCCACCGATCCACGGCGCGCCGACCACCCCGACGGCCAGCGCCAGCAGCGTCACCATCATGTAGGCGCCAAACACGCGCCCGCGATGCGCCGTCGGCGTGACCGCATTGATCCAGCTCTCGGTGACGAGATACAGGCCGACCAGCGCGATGCCCTGCACGAGTCGCAACAGCCACCAGCCGACCGCGGTCTCGGAATACGCCAGCGCCAGCGCCATGGTCGAGCCGATCGCGGCCAGCGCCGCGAACACGCGGATGTGACCGACG
Coding sequences within:
- the topA gene encoding type I DNA topoisomerase, yielding MNLVVVESPAKAKTIKKYLGKDFEVLASYGHVRDLVPKEGAVDPNNGYSMRYELIERNEKHMQAIAKALKKADALYLATDPDREGEAISWHIVEHLNHRKQLGDRPVHRVAFNEITKRAVQDAIAHPRELSRDLVNAQQARRALDYLVGFNLSPLLWRKVRRGLSAGRVQSPALRLIVERELEIEAFVAREYWTIEADCAKDQQRFTARLTHLAGEKVEQFTLTEGTGAHAAREAIERAAKGELTVAAVERKQRRRNPAAPFTTSTLQQEAARKLGFTAQRTMRVAQQLYEGVDTGDGAVGLITYMRTDSVQLAAEAVAQVRELIATRYGAAALPEAPRVYKTKAKNAQEAHEAVRPTSFERLPDSLKAHLSRDQQRLYELIWKRAVASQMLHATIDQVAVDLDAGDGHRLRANGSTVADPGFMQVYLEGVDDAKSGDEDERTLPPLAEGERIRLETLRADQHFTEPPPRYSEASLVKALEEFGIGRPSTYASIISTLEQREYVQLDKKRFVPTDVGRVVNRFLTLYFTQYVDYDFTARLEDELDAVSRGEKDWIPLLESFWRPFKDKVDDTEQNVRRSDVTQEQTDEDCPKCGKKLAIRLGRHGRFIGCTGYPECDYTRDLEARADAPAPEAEVVEGRSCPQCGSQLLVKNGRYGKFIGCSGYPDCRFIEPLDKPEDTGVRCPQCHAGTLLKRKSRRGKVFYSCSTYPSCDYAVWNPPLAELCPKCRWPIMTIKTTKRYGAQKVCPQKNCAHTEPYDGDPPASS
- the purE gene encoding 5-(carboxyamino)imidazole ribonucleotide mutase, yielding MTKPFVAVLMGSDSDLPVMQATLDTLSALEIPWEVRVTSAHRTPAATHEYVHGAEKRGCAVFIAAAGLAAHLAGTVAGLTTKPVIGVPLAAGSLGGFDSLLSTVQMPGGIPVACVAIGKAGATNAGYLAAQMLAIADPAIDQRIRADREKKAAAVLAKNDSLPNGGA
- a CDS encoding Sua5/YciO/YrdC/YwlC family protein, producing the protein MTASRTAGPEPLHLRLAARALAAGGVIACPTEAVWGLSCDPLNPDAVDRLLAVKGRDPARGFILAAGTRAALAPFMAPLLDAAREAIDASWPGPVTWIVPAAAGVPEWLRGTNAGIAVRHSAHPAVAALTAAFGGAIVSTSANPSGRAPARTPLALRRYFGGRLDYILPGALGGNREPSRIYDALTGARLR
- the hemF gene encoding oxygen-dependent coproporphyrinogen oxidase translates to MSDRPDVSAVRSYLLDLQDRICAGLLACGEDSMFREDAWDRPDGGGGRTRVLEDGSLYEKAGINFSHVHGPGLPPSATAARPELAGRSFEAMGVSLVIHPRNPYVPTSHANVRLFVAEKPGAEPVWWVGGGFDLTPYYGFEDDAVHWHRTARTACEPFGADVHARFKRWCDEYFFLKHRGEPRGVGGLFFDDLNEWGFERSFAFLRSVGDHYLPAYAPIVERRRDAAYGERERSFQRYRRGRYVEFNLVYDRGTLFGLQSGGRTESILMSLPPQVEWRYDWHPEAGTPEARLYEVFLRPRDWLAEDPSAG
- a CDS encoding DUF2007 domain-containing protein, translating into MKLVYEAANPIEARLLVDHLAEHGVHAIVQGEYLLGAVGELPALQYPRVLITDDDLYAHATNLVRRFNREATERAAQPDWICPHCGETNTGGFDRCWSCNRVPDESAGD
- a CDS encoding MFS transporter, producing the protein MTRALWPLAALFTSIAVVLIGNGIIALALPLRSAALGRESGVTGLLLGGYFVGFIVGTFLVPRLVRAVGHIRVFAALAAIGSTMALALAYSETAVGWWLLRLVQGIALVGLYLVTESWINAVTPTAHRGRVFGAYMMVTLLALAVGVVGAPWIGGGDPSLALVLAAALFSLGILPVALLPFSAPGSVTAPPAGSLVLARVAPLATVAVVASGIANGAFWSYGAQFFLAASGDARATGLFTGLVIVGGVVLQWPFGWLSDRVGRRGVLTAVAWVGGLVALYIGIALPQSRWLLGVSAFVYGGMMLSLYSLAVAHLNDQVPRERALDAARAMLLAYGLGAALGPLFVVGPMQLFGERMFALISSAVLGVVGVYGLWRRTRRAPVALEAQVPFVPMVRTSQAALEPYPEITDRSGNVEREADSRR